Proteins encoded by one window of Pseudomonas tructae:
- the rpoE gene encoding RNA polymerase sigma factor RpoE produces the protein MLTQEEDQQLVERVQRGDRRAFDLLVLKYQHKILGLIVRFVHDTHEAQDVAQEAFIKAYRALGNFRGDSAFYTWLYRIAINTAKNYLVSRGRRPPDSDVSSEDAEFYDGDHGLKDLESPERALLRDEIEGTVHRTIQQLPEDLRTALTLREFDGLSYEDIASVMQCPVGTVRSRIFRAREAIDKALQPLLQET, from the coding sequence ATGCTAACCCAGGAAGAGGATCAGCAGCTTGTCGAGCGCGTGCAGCGTGGCGACAGGCGAGCGTTCGATCTGTTGGTGCTGAAGTATCAGCACAAGATTCTCGGGTTGATCGTGCGTTTTGTTCACGACACCCATGAAGCCCAGGATGTTGCGCAGGAAGCTTTCATCAAGGCTTACCGCGCGCTTGGTAATTTTCGCGGAGACAGCGCTTTTTATACCTGGCTGTACCGCATTGCCATCAACACGGCAAAGAACTATCTGGTATCCCGCGGTCGGCGGCCACCGGACAGCGATGTAAGTTCCGAGGATGCGGAATTTTACGACGGCGATCATGGCCTCAAGGATCTGGAGTCCCCCGAGCGCGCGTTGTTGCGAGATGAGATCGAAGGCACCGTCCATCGGACCATCCAGCAACTGCCAGAAGATTTACGTACGGCGTTAACTTTACGTGAATTCGATGGTCTGAGTTACGAGGACATTGCGAGCGTCATGCAGTGTCCGGTGGGTACCGTGCGCTCTCGAATCTTCCGCGCTCGGGAGGCCATAGACAAAGCCCTGCAGCCGTTGTTGCAGGAAACCTGA
- a CDS encoding MucB/RseB C-terminal domain-containing protein, with protein sequence MRALPLIPLLLGSWLTVPALAANSSPEAGDWLKRLAQAEQQQSYQGTFVYERNGSFSTHDIWHRVQSGKVSERLLQLDGSAQEVVRVDGRTQCVSGALEAGVANTPEPTARVLDPLKLMSWYDLGVAGKSRVADRAAVIVTLTPRDQHRYAFELHLDRETGLPLKSLMLDDKGRLLERFQFTRLDTAQAPDDNDLKGSPGCKSLSQVAAQSAQPVTDWRSDWLPPGFELVTSSVRKDSQNKSTVSSLMYDDGLARFSVFVEALDKGTAADIRTQLGPTVAVSRRLTTPRGEMMVTVVGEIPIGTAERIALSMRAQDAQAKK encoded by the coding sequence ATGCGCGCGCTACCTCTCATACCGCTGCTGCTGGGTAGCTGGTTGACGGTGCCGGCCCTTGCCGCCAACTCCTCTCCGGAGGCAGGTGACTGGCTCAAGCGTCTGGCCCAGGCCGAGCAACAGCAGAGTTATCAGGGTACTTTCGTTTACGAGCGTAACGGTAGCTTCTCCACCCACGACATCTGGCATCGCGTCCAGAGCGGCAAAGTCAGCGAGCGGTTGTTGCAGCTCGATGGTTCTGCCCAGGAAGTCGTGCGTGTCGATGGGCGCACCCAGTGCGTGAGCGGAGCCCTGGAAGCGGGAGTGGCCAATACGCCGGAGCCTACGGCGCGAGTGCTTGATCCTTTGAAACTGATGAGCTGGTACGACCTCGGGGTCGCCGGCAAATCCAGGGTGGCAGACCGCGCAGCGGTGATCGTCACCCTGACCCCGCGTGATCAACACCGTTATGCCTTCGAGTTGCACCTGGATCGTGAGACCGGGTTGCCGCTCAAATCGCTGATGCTCGATGACAAGGGGCGTTTGCTTGAGCGCTTCCAGTTCACTCGGCTGGATACTGCCCAGGCGCCAGACGATAACGACCTCAAGGGCAGCCCTGGCTGCAAGTCGCTCTCACAGGTAGCGGCGCAATCAGCACAACCAGTCACAGACTGGCGTTCGGATTGGCTGCCGCCGGGTTTCGAGTTGGTGACGAGCTCCGTGCGCAAGGACTCGCAGAACAAGAGCACCGTCAGCAGCTTGATGTACGACGATGGCCTGGCGCGTTTCTCGGTGTTCGTCGAAGCCCTGGATAAAGGTACTGCAGCTGACATCCGCACCCAGCTTGGCCCGACCGTGGCCGTCTCGCGGCGCTTGACCACGCCCAGGGGCGAAATGATGGTCACCGTAGTCGGCGAGATCCCCATCGGCACCGCCGAACGCATTGCGCTGTCCATGCGCGCCCAGGATGCTCAGGCAAAGAAATGA
- a CDS encoding RseA family anti-sigma factor — MSREALQESLSAVMDNEADELELRRVLNAVDDPETRATWSRYQVARAAMHKELVLPQLDIASAVSAALADEAAPAKVSRGPWRSLGRLAVAASVTVAVLAGVRLYNQDEISGAQLAAQQPAQQGLSLPQAQGPAVLAGYSESAEQPGPMANGVLQGQTGWHDQRLPGYLRQHAQEAALKGTESALPYARAASLENR, encoded by the coding sequence ATGAGTCGTGAAGCTTTGCAGGAATCGCTGTCCGCGGTGATGGATAACGAAGCGGACGAGCTGGAGTTACGTCGGGTATTGAATGCCGTCGACGACCCTGAAACCCGTGCCACCTGGTCGCGTTACCAGGTTGCCCGTGCAGCGATGCACAAGGAATTGGTACTGCCACAGCTGGATATCGCATCGGCCGTATCCGCAGCGCTGGCCGACGAAGCCGCACCCGCCAAGGTCTCCCGTGGCCCGTGGCGCAGCCTTGGCCGCCTGGCCGTCGCCGCTTCGGTGACCGTCGCGGTGCTGGCCGGTGTGCGCCTGTACAACCAGGATGAAATCAGCGGTGCCCAGCTGGCCGCCCAGCAACCGGCACAGCAAGGCCTGAGCCTGCCACAAGCGCAAGGCCCGGCCGTATTGGCAGGCTATAGTGAAAGTGCAGAACAGCCAGGCCCGATGGCCAATGGCGTGCTGCAAGGGCAAACCGGCTGGCACGACCAGCGTCTGCCTGGCTACCTGCGCCAGCATGCTCAGGAAGCAGCCCTCAAAGGAACCGAGAGCGCTCTGCCGTACGCACGTGCAGCCAGCCTGGAAAATCGTTAA